In Oryza brachyantha chromosome 2, ObraRS2, whole genome shotgun sequence, a single window of DNA contains:
- the LOC102713052 gene encoding 7-deoxyloganetin glucosyltransferase-like yields the protein MSAGVAAGEKPPHAVCLPFPAQGHITPMMKLAKVLHSRGFHVTFVSTEYNHRRLVRSRGAAAVAGLPGFRFATIPDGLPASDADATQDPASLSYSTMTACLPHFRRLLADHASRSAAPDVDAVPPVTCVVADNLMGFSLDAAAELGVPCALFWTASACGYMGYRNFRPLIDMGIIPFKEEEQLTNGFMDMAVDWAPGMSKHMRLRDFPTFLRTTDRDDILMTFQLRQVERAEEADAVILNTFDELEQPALDAMRAITPAVYTIGPLAFLTEQIAPGGPLDAVSSSLWMEDGACLGWLDGRKPRSVVYVNFGSVTVMSGQELEEFAWGLAGSGHDFLWIIRPDVVRSDAAAAAAAAATAGAAALPLEFTEETRGRGLLASWCDQEAVLRHPAVGVFLTHSGWNSTLESLCSGVPMLCWPFFAEQQTNCRYKCVEWGVAMEVGDNVRRDAVEGRIREAMGGGGKGAEMRRRAAEWKEAAARSRGPSLANLERLIADVLLSGKRRAS from the exons ATGAGCgcgggcgtcgccgccggcgagaagcCGCCGCACGCGGTGTGCCTGCCGTTCCCGGCGCAGGGGCACATCACGCCGATGATGAAGCTGGCCAAGGTGCTCCACTCCAGGGGATTCCACGTCACCTTCGTCAGCACCGAGtacaaccaccgccgcctcgtccgctcccgcggcgcggccgccgtcgcgggcCTCCCGGGGTTCCGCTTCGCCACCATCCCGGACGGCCTGCCGGCgtccgacgccgacgccacgCAGGACCCGGCGTCGCTCAGCTACTCCACCATGACCGCCTGCCTCCCGCACTTCAGGAGGCTGCTCGCCGACCACGCCAGCCGCTCGGCGGCGCCTGACGTCGacgccgtgccgccggtcaccTGCGTCGTGGCCGACAACCTCATGGGCTTCAGcctcgacgccgcggcggagctcggcgTGCCGTGCGCGCTCTTCTGGACGGCCAGCGCCTGCGGCTACATGGGCTACCGCAACTTCCGTCCGCTCATCGACATGGGCATCATCCCCTTCAAAG AGGAAGAGCAGCTGACGAACGGGTTCATGGACATGGCGGTGGACTGGGCGCCGGGGATGAGCAAGCACATGCGGCTCAGGGACTTCCCGACCTTCCTCCGCACGACGGACCGCGACGACATCCTGATGACGTTCCAGCTGCGCCAGGTGgagcgcgcggaggaggcggacgcCGTGATCCTCAACACGTTCGACGAGCTGGAGCAGCCGGCGCTCGACGCCATGCGCGCCATCACCCCGGCCGTCTACACCATCGGCCCACTCGCGTTCCTCACGGAGCAGATCGCGCCCGGCGGACCCCTCGACGCGGTAAGCTCTAGCCTCTGGATGGAAGACGGCGCCTGCCTCGGCTGGCTCGACGGGAGGAAACCCCGGTCGGTGGTGTACGTGAACTTCGGGAGCGTGACGGTGATGAGCGGGCAGGAGCTGGAGGAGTTCGCGTGGGGGCTCGCCGGAAGCGGCCACGACTTCCTCTGGATCATCAGGCCGGACGTCGTGAggagcgacgccgccgccgccgccgccgccgccgccaccgccggcgccgcggcgctgcCCCTAGAGTTCACGGAGGAGACCAGGGGCAGGGGCCTCCTGGCGAGCTGGTGCGACCAGGAGGCGGTGCTGCGGCACCCGGCGGTGGGCGTGTTCCTGACGCACAGCGGGTGGAACTCGACGCTGGAGTCGCTGTGCAGCGGCGTGCCGATGCTGTGCTGGCCGTTCTTCGCGGAGCAGCAGACCAACTGCCGGTACAAGTGCGTGGAGTGGGGCGTGGCGATGGAGGTGGGCGACAACGTGCGGCGGGATGCGGTGGAGGGGAGGATCAGGGAGgcgatgggcggcggcgggaagggCGCggagatgaggaggagggcggcggagtGGAAGGAGGCCGCCGCTCGATCGAGGGGCCCGTCGCTCGCCAATCTTGAGAGGCTCATCGCCGATGTGCTGCTCTCTGGTAAACGACGAGCTAGCTAG
- the LOC102713332 gene encoding casparian strip membrane protein 5-like, translating into MMLRQSLRKTKSIATFFVTKLKITGSLGSMEHGETSGRSKAPPGANRVLSVADLVLRFVAIGGTAGSAIAMATTSETLPFATPFVQLRAEYSDLPTFMFFVVASSVVCGYLVLSLPASVLHVVRPTARCSRAVLALLDAVMLAVLTAGASAAAAIVYLAHRGSTARANWFAICQQFTSFCERTTASLVGSFAAAVLLVALVFLSALALARRT; encoded by the exons ATGATGTTACGTCAGAGCTTAAGGAAGACGAAATCGATAGCTACTTTCTTTGTAACCAAGCTCAAGATCACCGGTTCACTAGGATCAATGGAGCACGGTGAAACCTCCGGCCGCTCCAAGGCCCCTCCCGGCGCCAACCGCGTCCTGTCCGTCGCCGACCTCGTCCTCCGGTTCGTCGCGATCGGCGGCACGGCCGGcagcgccatcgccatggccACGACGAGCGAGACGCTCCCCTTCGCCACGCCGTTCGTCCAGCTCAGGGCAGAGTACAGCGACCTCCCGACGTTCAT GTTCTTCGTGGTGGCGAGCTCGGTGGTGTGCGGGTACCTCGTGCTgtcgctgccggcgtccgtcctGCACGTCGTCAGGCCCACGGCGAGGTGCAGCCGTGCCGTCCTCGCCTTGCTCGACGCG GTGATGCTCGCCGTGCTGACTGccggcgcgtcggcggcggcggcgatcgttTACCTGGCGCACAGGGGCAGCACCGCGCGAGCGAACTGGTTCGCCATCTGCCAGCAGTTCACCTCCTTCTGCGAGCGCACCACGGCCTCGCTCGTCggctccttcgccgccgccgtcctgctCGTCGCCCTCGTCTTCCTCTCGGCGCTCGCGCTCGCCAGGCGGACCTGA
- the LOC102704949 gene encoding photosynthetic NDH subunit of lumenal location 2, chloroplastic, which produces MATLAKHLILCSTATSSSSASSPGSPSASARRRGTTTSPADAAAAAERQRAPPGSATRRLAVAASTALAATAALSARRPAAPPPAMAAEAAAVPSPPPGPGTVPRWGTRSYVRERFFEPGLTAEEAAARIRQTAEGMRTLRPMLETMSWKYVLFYVRLKSKYLDLDLTTAMAGVPEARRSDYVRVANELVDNMTEFDRFVRTPKVYESYLFYEKTLKSLDDVTEFLV; this is translated from the exons ATGGCCACCCTTGCCAAGCACCTCATCCTGTGCTCCACCGCCActagctcctcctccgcgtcgtcgccgggctCGCCGTCCGCttcggcgcgccgccgcgggacgacgacgtcgcccgcggacgcggcggcggcggcggagaggcagcgcgcgccgccggggtCCGCGACGCGCCGCCTCGCGGTCGCCGCGTCGACGGCTCtggccgccacggcggcgctgtCGGCGCGGCGCCCCGCGGCTCCGCCCCCTgccatggcggcggaggcggccgcggtgccctcgccgccgccgggccccGGGACGGTGCCGAGGTGGGGGACGAGGTCGTACGTGAGGGAGCGGTTCTTCGAGCCCGGCCTGACcgcggaggaggccgccgcgcGCATCCGGCAGACGGCGGAGGGGATGCGCACGCTGCGGCCGATGCTGGAGACCATGTCGTGGAAGTACGTGCTGTTCTACGTGCGGCTCAAGTCCAAGTACCTCGACCTCGACCTCACCACAGCCATGGCCGGCGTCCCCGAGGCCCGCCGCTCCGACTACGTCCGCGTCGCCAACGAGCTCGTCGACAACATGACCGAG TTCGATCGGTTCGTGCGGACGCCCAAGGTGTACGAATCGTACCTGTTCTACGAGAAGACTCTCAAGTCGCTGGATGACGTGACTGAGTTCCTAGTGTGA
- the LOC102705223 gene encoding 2-hydroxy-palmitic acid dioxygenase mpo1-like encodes MAKPHGGGGGILDLERHYAFYGAYHSNAVNVFIHTLFVWPIFLTALLLLHVTAPSAHAATAAAAIYGAFYLTLDRRAGALAALLCFLCWAASGALASRLGFSAGWKVVLVAQLFCWTMQFIGHGVFEKRAPALLDNLVQAFLMAPFFVLLEALHKFVAYEPYPGFHANVGKLIVQARKKWKEEKAKKMT; translated from the exons ATGGCGAAGcctcacggcggcggcggcggcatcctcGATCTCGAGCGGCACTACGCCTTCTACGGCGCGTACCACAGCAACGCCGTCAACGTGTTCATCCACACGCTCTTCGTCTGGCCCATCTTCCTCACCGCGCTCTTGCTCCTCCACGTCACCGCGCCGTCCGCGcacgccgccacggccgctgCCGCGATCTACGGGGCGTTCTACCTCACCCTCGACCGTCGCGCGGGggccctcgccgcgctcctctGCTTCCTCTGCTGGGCCGCCAGTGGCGCCCTCGCCTCCCGCCTTGGCTTCTCCGCCGGATGGAAG GTCGTATTGGTAGCTCAGCTGTTCTGTTGGACCATGCAGTTCATTGGCCATGGTGTCTTTGAG AAGCGAGCGCCTGCTCTCCTTGACAATCTTGTACAAGCTTTCTTGATGGCCCCATTCTTTGTGCTTCTAGAG GCTCTTCATAAGTTTGTTGCATACGAACCATATCCTGGCTTCCACGCCAATGTGGGCAAGTTGATCGTCCAGGCCCGCAAGAAATGGAAGGAGGAGAAAGCAAAGAAGATGACATGA
- the LOC102705502 gene encoding NAC domain-containing protein 92-like yields the protein MRIARQQRQVVDTTTMEHDVQHHHRHHGVQRQMMQQRQQEEGEDMDLPPGFRFHPTDEELITHYLLRKAADPRFAARAVGEADLNKCEPWDLPSRATMGEKEWYFFCVKDRKYPTGLRTNRATESGYWKATGKDREIFRGKALVGMKKTLVFYTGRAPRGGKTGWVMHEYRIHGKHATAVVTSREEWVLCRVFRKSLEPAAAGRRGAAAGTAVADVGPSSVSMPVEDVVVGLAPYALPPLMDVSGGGGCTALAAAGASVAPSPPPAHVTCFSNALEGQFLNPPYLLPTADPTTAMAQGAIAGADHLAMSSRSPFLESIQMQYAQDAVAGGMVHELLMGGGGGGDWYCNKRERERLSGASQDTGLTSDVNPGEISSSRQQHMDHDASLWAY from the exons ATGCGAATAGCGAGGCAGCAGCGGCAGGTGGTGGATACGACGACGATGGAGCATGACGTgcaacaccaccaccgccaccacggcGTTCAGCGGCAGATGatgcagcagcggcagcaggaggagggggaggacaTGGACCTGCCGCCGGGCTTCCGGTTCCACCCGACCGACGAGGAGCTCATCACGCACTACCTCCTCCGCAAGGCCGCCGACCCGCGCTTCGCCGCGCGAGccgtcggcgaggccgaccTCAACAAGTGCGAGCCATGGGACCTGCCGT CGAGGGCGACGATGGGGGAGAAGGAATGGTACTTCTTCTGCGTGAAGGACCGCAAGTACCCGACGGGGCTGAGGACGAACAGGGCGACGGAGTCCGGGTACTGGAAGGCGACGGGCAAGGACAGGGAGATCTTCAGGGGGAAGGCCCTGGTCGGCATGAAAAAAACGCTCGTCTTCTACACCGGGAGGGCGCCCCGGGGCGGCAAGACCGGATGGGTCATGCACGAGTACCGCATCCACGGCAAGCatgccaccgccgtcgtcacgtCTAGG GAGGAGTGGGTGCTGTGCAGGGTGTTCAGGAAGAGCCTCGAGCCGGCGGCAGCCGGAAGGCGAGGCGCGGCCGCGGGGACCGCGGTGGCGGACGTGGGACCGTCGTCCGTGTCGATGCCCGTGgaggacgtcgtcgtcggcctcgCCCCGTACGCGCTCCCGCCGCTGATGGACGTgtctggcggcggcggctgcaccgcgctggcggcggcgggggcatccgtcgcgccgtcgccgccgccggcacacGTGACCTGCTTCTCCAACGCGCTGGAGGGCCAGTTCCTGAACCCACCGTACCTCCTCCCCACGGCCGATCccacgacggcgatggcgcagGGCGCCATCGCGGGCGCCGATCACCTCGCCATGTCCTCCCGCTCGCCGTTCTTGGAGAGCATACAGATGCAGTACGCCCAGGACGCCGTTGCCGGAGGCATGGTGCACGAGCTCCtgatgggcggcggcggcggcggcgactggtACTGCAACAagcgcgagagagagaggctgagCGGCGCCTCGCAGGACACCGGCCTCACCTCGGATGTGAACCCCGGCGAGATCTCCTCGTCGCGGCAGCAACACATGGATCACGACGCGTCCCTTTGGGCCTATTGA